A genome region from Populus alba chromosome 5, ASM523922v2, whole genome shotgun sequence includes the following:
- the LOC118032408 gene encoding probable pectinesterase/pectinesterase inhibitor 51 — translation MTTLTTKLTSITHYPRNFLHIFMASLLSFSLLSLFLFLSLSSSATLKINHQPPTKQQQKQISKPPSFASTTPPGILQACKATRLQDTCVSSLSNANVPQNPTPLQIIQSAISVSDTNLKTAQSMVKSILESSAGNTDRATAAKNCMEVLNNSQYRITRSAGDALPRGKIKDARAWMSAALLYQYDCSNALKYANDTSLTNQTMSFLDTLMGFSSNALSMIVSYDAFGNDTKSWGPPKTERDGVWELRSGGDSGSELRGGVPSNLTPDVTVCKNGNDKGCYKTVQEAVNTAPDNEWGRRYVISIKEGVYDEIVRVPLEKKNVVFLGDGMGKTVITGSLAAGQPGIFTYNTATVGVLGDGFMARGLTIQNTAGAPTHQAVAFRLDGDLSIIENCEFLGNQDTLYAHSLRQFYKSCHIEGNVDFIFGNSAAIFQDCQISVRPRQENPEKGETNTVTAHGRTDPAQSTGFVFQNCLINGTEEYMALYRSNPSVHKNFLGRPWKEYSRTVFIRCNLEALVTPQGWLPWSGGFALETLYYGEFENSGPGSKSSQRVTWSSQIPSQHVDAYSVQNFIQGDEWIPTSS, via the exons AAGATAAACCACCAACCCCCCacgaaacaacaacaaaaacaaatatcaaaacCACCTTCATTTGCTTCAACAACCCCACCTGGGATTCTCCAAGCTTGTAAAGCCACTAGATTACAGGACACTTGTGTCTCTTCTTTGTCTAACGCTAATGTCCCTCAAAATCCAACCCCACTTCAAATCATCCAATCAGCAATCTCTGTTTCCGACACTAACCTCAAAACTGCCCAATCAATGGTCAAGTCTATCCTAGAGTCGTCCGCAGGGAATACAGACCGCGCAACAGCCGCAAAAAACTGCATGGAGGTGTTAAACAATTCACAGTACCGTATAACAAGATCAGCGGGTGATGCTTTGCCACGTGGAAAGATCAAGGACGCTAGAGCTTGGATGAGTGCTGCGTTGTTGTACCAGTACGATTGTTCCAACGCATTGAAGTACGCGAATGACACGTCTCTCACCAACCAGACGATGTCGTTTTTGGACACCTTGATGGGTTTCTCCAGTAATGCTCTGAGCATGATCGTCTCTTACGATGCTTTTGGTAATGACACCAAGTCGTGGGGCCCACCAAAAACAGAACGGGACGGGGTTTGGGAACTCAGGTCGGGTGGGGATTCCGGTTCAGAGTTGAGGGGTGGGGTTCCGTCCAATTTAACGCCGGATGTGACGGTATGTAAGAACGGGAATGATAAAGGGTGCTATAAAACGGTGCAGGAGGCGGTCAATACGGCACCGGATAATGAGTGGGGACGTAGGTACGTGATATCTATTAAGGAGGGGGTTTATGACGAGATTGTTAGAGTGCCGTTAGAGAAAAAGAATGTAGTGTTTTTAGGGGATGGGATGGGCAAAACAGTAATTACAGGGTCGTTAGCTGCGGGCCAGCCTGGGATTTTTACCTACAACACAGCAACAGTtg GAGTTCTTGGTGATGGATTTATGGCCAGAGGACTAACAATCCAGAACACAGCAGGAGCCCCCACCCACCAAGCAGTTGCTTTCAGATTAGATGGTGATCTGTCCATTATAGAGAACTGTGAATTCCTAGGCAATCAAGACACTTTATATGCTCATTCGCTTCGCCAATTCTACAAATCATGTCACATTGAGGGAAATGTGGACTTCATCTTTGGAAACTCAGCTGCAATATTTCAAGATTGCCAGATATCAGTCCGTCCAAGGCAAGAAAATCCAGAAAAAGGTGAAACTAATACTGTCACAGCGCATGGCAGGACAGACCCTGCCCAATCAACAGGTTTCGTCTTTCAAAATTGTCTGATCAATGGAACTGAGGAATACATGGCACTATATAGAAGCAACCCTAGCGTGCACAAGAATTTCTTGGGAAGGCCATGGAAGGAATACTCAAGGACTGTTTTTATACGCTGTAACTTGGAAGCTCTTGTAACACCACAAGGATGGTTGCCATGGAGTGGAGGTTTTGCACTTGAAACACTTTACTATGGAGAATTTGAGAATTCTGGACCAGGATCTAAGTCGTCTCAGAGAGTAACATGGAGTAGTCAGATTCCTTCACAGCATGTAGATGCATATTCAGTGCAGAATTTCATTCAAGGAGACGAGTGGATTCCAACGTCTTCTTGA